Proteins encoded in a region of the Lepeophtheirus salmonis chromosome 6, UVic_Lsal_1.4, whole genome shotgun sequence genome:
- the LOC121119337 gene encoding furin-like protease kpc-1 isoform X1, translated as MRHLLSLVPLLILPFALGISYTNEFAVQVRGGSHEAHRLAQELDCINRGHLFDDIYRFTHTRIRKRSIQIHSNFHSLLTNHSRIHWWEQQRVLSRKKRQIWAMPAPPQESQYPRGDLIDLARLNDERWNQMWYLNRGGKVDMNVQKAWEFGATGKGVHVTILDDGVERSHPDLRQNFDPMSSFDVNDNDDDPTPRYDISDSNKHGTRCAGEVAATANNSICGVGVAYEAGIGGLRMLDGDVTDAVEAHSLLFHNQHIDIYSASWGPDDDGLTVDGPGTLAQKAFMKGIAEGRGGKGSIFVWASGNGGRHHDNCNCDGYTNSIWTLSVSSASENGLSPWYSEACSSSLVSTYSSGSPGERKIVTTDLHHGCTSSHTGTSASAPLAAGIVALILQINPQLSWRDVQHITLRCGQKANLRAKDWDTNAVGRNFSHSFGYGIMDTHCMVKLAKNWVSVPTQLQADIAGDRRVDVSIHGKSKATSTMNVKDTRGIKYLEHVQVHVTISAARRGDIIIYIISPSGTRSKLLARRPKDYSQMGFNDWPFLTVHFWEESPFGTWTLEVSNDGRSMVQLRRWSLTLYGTSGHPQQSLTESTIKVSSTVASVDIPEKLKPSSNDSSNGKNPQVYLNNCVEIDPQVALGWCSSCEEGFILHNGRCEKTCPQSYYAGVSNMKPTCVPCYYSCKTCSGPNDYECTSCFGDAKFMKESNNLKYCVNTSMMNLIFSSSRWYYILSIGLVINLIIVVFLINYIISCSNSSRKSKYTPFKMTDSFGLPSTSKKTGSTLNQSPSSVPFRDYDFSSEDEIIYTNPYSDDK; from the exons ATGAGACATCTCTTATCTCTAGTCCCTCTTCTCATTCTTCCATTCGCTCTCGGAATCTCATACACTAATGAATTCGCGGTGCAAGTGAGGGGTGGGAGCCATGAAGCCCACCGGTTAGCCCAGGAATTGGACTGCATTAATCGGG GGCAcctttttgatgatatttacaGATTCACACATACGAGAATCCGAAAGCGTTCCATTCAAATTCATTCTAATTTTCATAGTCTTCTCACAAACCATTCTCGAATACACTGGTGGGAACAGCAGAGAGTTTTATCCAGGAAAAAACGTCAAATATGGGCTATGCCTGCTCCTCCACAAGAATCACAATATCCAAGAGGAGATTTGATAGACTTGGCTCGTTTGAATGATGAAAG ATGGAATCAAATGTGGTATTTGAATCGTGGAGGTAAAGTGGATATGAATGTGCAAAAAGCATGGGAGTTTGGAGCTACAGGGAAAGGGGTTCATGTTACTATACTTGACGACGGTGTTGAAAGATCACATCCTGACCTGAGACAAAATTTTGATCCCATGTCTTCCTTTGATGTGAACGATAATGATGATGATCCTACTCCTAGATACGATATTTCGGATTCTAACAAACATG GAACCCGCTGTGCTGGAGAGGTTGCTGCAACTGCAAACAACTCGATATGTGGAGTTGGAGTTGCTTATGAAGCAGGAATAGGGGGACTTCGAATGCTAGACGGTGACGTGACGGATGCAGTTGAAGCACATTCTCTTCTATTTCACAATCAACATATTGACATATATTCGGCTAG TTGGGGACCTGATGACGATGGTTTAACAGTTGATGGGCCTGGCACACTAGCTCAAAAAGCATTTATGAAGGGAATTGCGGAAGGAAGAGGAGGAAAGGGTAGTATTTTTGTTTGGGCCTCTGGAAACGGCGGTCGTCATCATGATAACTGTAACTGTGATGGATACACAAACTCTATTTGGACGCTCTCTGTGAGTTCTGCCTCAGAAAATGGACTAAGTCCATGGTATTCGGAAGCTTGTTCTTCCTCTTTAGTATCTACATATAGTTCTGGATCACCAGGCGAAAGGAAAATAGTAACAACGGATCTTCATCACGGCTGCACTTCATCTCATACAGGAACATCTGCTTCTGCACCATTAGCAGCAGGAATTGTCGCTCTTATTCTTCAGATAAATCCTCAGCTCTCTTGGAGAGATGTTCAACATATTACGCTACGATGCGGACAGAAGGCTAATCTAAGAGCCAAGGACTGGGACACAAATGCTGTGGGAAGAAACTTTTCACATTCATTCGGTTATGGGATTATGGATACTCATTGCATGgttaaattagcaaaaaattgGGTTAGTGTACCTACACAACTCCAAGCAGATATTGCTGGAGACCGACGTGTGGATGTATCGATACATGGAAAAAGTAAAGCTACGTCTACTATGAATGTTAAAGACACTCGAGGTATCAAGTATTTGGAGCACGTTCAAGTACATGTGACTATTTCTGCAGCTCGTAGAGGagatatcattatttatattatatctccATCGGGTACGAGATCAAAATTGTTGGCTCGTAGACCAAAAGATTATTCTCAAATGGGTTTCAACGATTGGCCATTTTTAACA GTTCACTTTTGGGAAGAATCTCCGTTTGGAACTTGGACACTCGAAGTGAGTAATGATGGAAGGTCAATGGTACAGCTTAGACGGTGGAGTTTAACATTATATGGCACGTCAGGCCATCCTCAACAATCATTGACAGAATCAACAATAAAAGTTAGCTCTACTGTTGCATCTGTCGATATTCCTGAGAAGTTGAAACCCTCTTCTAATGACTCTTCTAATGGTAAAAACCCTCAGGTTTATCTTAATAATTGTGTAGAGATAGACCCACAAGTAGCTTTGGGCTGGTGCTCGTCTTGTGAAGAGGGTTTCATTCTCCATAATGGGAGGTGTGAAAAGACATGTCCGCAAAGTTACTATGCTGGAGTTTCCAATATGAAACCAACTTGTGTGCCTTGTTATTATTCATGTAAGACTTGCAGCGGACCCAATGATTATGAG tGTACGAGTTGCTTTGGAGATGCAAAGTTCATGAAGGAGtcgaataatttgaaatattgtgttAATACGTCAATgatgaatttgatattttcttcgtCACGATGGTACTACATTCTGTCCATCGGATTAGTTATCAACTTAATCATTGTCGTATTCCTCATAAACTATATTATAAGCTGTTCTAATTCCTCGCGCAAATCCAAGTACACTCCTTTCAAAATGACAGACTCCTTTGGTTTACCGAGTACTTCAAAAAAGACGGGATCCACACTAAATCAGAGTCCTAGCTCTGTTCCATTTAGGGACTATGATTTCTCAAGTGAAGATGAGATTATATACACCAATCCATACTCAGacgataaataa
- the LOC121119337 gene encoding furin-like protease 1 isoform X2: MPAPPQESQYPRGDLIDLARLNDERWNQMWYLNRGGKVDMNVQKAWEFGATGKGVHVTILDDGVERSHPDLRQNFDPMSSFDVNDNDDDPTPRYDISDSNKHGTRCAGEVAATANNSICGVGVAYEAGIGGLRMLDGDVTDAVEAHSLLFHNQHIDIYSASWGPDDDGLTVDGPGTLAQKAFMKGIAEGRGGKGSIFVWASGNGGRHHDNCNCDGYTNSIWTLSVSSASENGLSPWYSEACSSSLVSTYSSGSPGERKIVTTDLHHGCTSSHTGTSASAPLAAGIVALILQINPQLSWRDVQHITLRCGQKANLRAKDWDTNAVGRNFSHSFGYGIMDTHCMVKLAKNWVSVPTQLQADIAGDRRVDVSIHGKSKATSTMNVKDTRGIKYLEHVQVHVTISAARRGDIIIYIISPSGTRSKLLARRPKDYSQMGFNDWPFLTVHFWEESPFGTWTLEVSNDGRSMVQLRRWSLTLYGTSGHPQQSLTESTIKVSSTVASVDIPEKLKPSSNDSSNGKNPQVYLNNCVEIDPQVALGWCSSCEEGFILHNGRCEKTCPQSYYAGVSNMKPTCVPCYYSCKTCSGPNDYECTSCFGDAKFMKESNNLKYCVNTSMMNLIFSSSRWYYILSIGLVINLIIVVFLINYIISCSNSSRKSKYTPFKMTDSFGLPSTSKKTGSTLNQSPSSVPFRDYDFSSEDEIIYTNPYSDDK, from the exons ATGCCTGCTCCTCCACAAGAATCACAATATCCAAGAGGAGATTTGATAGACTTGGCTCGTTTGAATGATGAAAG ATGGAATCAAATGTGGTATTTGAATCGTGGAGGTAAAGTGGATATGAATGTGCAAAAAGCATGGGAGTTTGGAGCTACAGGGAAAGGGGTTCATGTTACTATACTTGACGACGGTGTTGAAAGATCACATCCTGACCTGAGACAAAATTTTGATCCCATGTCTTCCTTTGATGTGAACGATAATGATGATGATCCTACTCCTAGATACGATATTTCGGATTCTAACAAACATG GAACCCGCTGTGCTGGAGAGGTTGCTGCAACTGCAAACAACTCGATATGTGGAGTTGGAGTTGCTTATGAAGCAGGAATAGGGGGACTTCGAATGCTAGACGGTGACGTGACGGATGCAGTTGAAGCACATTCTCTTCTATTTCACAATCAACATATTGACATATATTCGGCTAG TTGGGGACCTGATGACGATGGTTTAACAGTTGATGGGCCTGGCACACTAGCTCAAAAAGCATTTATGAAGGGAATTGCGGAAGGAAGAGGAGGAAAGGGTAGTATTTTTGTTTGGGCCTCTGGAAACGGCGGTCGTCATCATGATAACTGTAACTGTGATGGATACACAAACTCTATTTGGACGCTCTCTGTGAGTTCTGCCTCAGAAAATGGACTAAGTCCATGGTATTCGGAAGCTTGTTCTTCCTCTTTAGTATCTACATATAGTTCTGGATCACCAGGCGAAAGGAAAATAGTAACAACGGATCTTCATCACGGCTGCACTTCATCTCATACAGGAACATCTGCTTCTGCACCATTAGCAGCAGGAATTGTCGCTCTTATTCTTCAGATAAATCCTCAGCTCTCTTGGAGAGATGTTCAACATATTACGCTACGATGCGGACAGAAGGCTAATCTAAGAGCCAAGGACTGGGACACAAATGCTGTGGGAAGAAACTTTTCACATTCATTCGGTTATGGGATTATGGATACTCATTGCATGgttaaattagcaaaaaattgGGTTAGTGTACCTACACAACTCCAAGCAGATATTGCTGGAGACCGACGTGTGGATGTATCGATACATGGAAAAAGTAAAGCTACGTCTACTATGAATGTTAAAGACACTCGAGGTATCAAGTATTTGGAGCACGTTCAAGTACATGTGACTATTTCTGCAGCTCGTAGAGGagatatcattatttatattatatctccATCGGGTACGAGATCAAAATTGTTGGCTCGTAGACCAAAAGATTATTCTCAAATGGGTTTCAACGATTGGCCATTTTTAACA GTTCACTTTTGGGAAGAATCTCCGTTTGGAACTTGGACACTCGAAGTGAGTAATGATGGAAGGTCAATGGTACAGCTTAGACGGTGGAGTTTAACATTATATGGCACGTCAGGCCATCCTCAACAATCATTGACAGAATCAACAATAAAAGTTAGCTCTACTGTTGCATCTGTCGATATTCCTGAGAAGTTGAAACCCTCTTCTAATGACTCTTCTAATGGTAAAAACCCTCAGGTTTATCTTAATAATTGTGTAGAGATAGACCCACAAGTAGCTTTGGGCTGGTGCTCGTCTTGTGAAGAGGGTTTCATTCTCCATAATGGGAGGTGTGAAAAGACATGTCCGCAAAGTTACTATGCTGGAGTTTCCAATATGAAACCAACTTGTGTGCCTTGTTATTATTCATGTAAGACTTGCAGCGGACCCAATGATTATGAG tGTACGAGTTGCTTTGGAGATGCAAAGTTCATGAAGGAGtcgaataatttgaaatattgtgttAATACGTCAATgatgaatttgatattttcttcgtCACGATGGTACTACATTCTGTCCATCGGATTAGTTATCAACTTAATCATTGTCGTATTCCTCATAAACTATATTATAAGCTGTTCTAATTCCTCGCGCAAATCCAAGTACACTCCTTTCAAAATGACAGACTCCTTTGGTTTACCGAGTACTTCAAAAAAGACGGGATCCACACTAAATCAGAGTCCTAGCTCTGTTCCATTTAGGGACTATGATTTCTCAAGTGAAGATGAGATTATATACACCAATCCATACTCAGacgataaataa